Part of the Nicotiana sylvestris chromosome 5, ASM39365v2, whole genome shotgun sequence genome is shown below.
CAAATGCGGTGTCGCAGATACGGCCAAGCGACCGCAGATGCGAACCCAACCCGTTAAGtgacttttcgcacctgcgatgcaTTCTTTTGTaggtgcgggaccgcaggtgcgctcccttgaccgcagatgcggtaatcgctgggcagaaacatataaatacttgccttcgcgaaatttagccattttcttacctcttttcaaacgggaagaagcttggggagcattttttgagagggaattcaagggaactttgaggaggtaagattttttggtccctaaacttgttattggagtgatttttaaaattataagcaTGTAACATTAATGAAAAATCAGTGGTagtttgggggttagggcttgactaattagaggcctttgagtgatgatttgagggaccaattgaggttcgattttcatacttttggtatgaatgaactcgtagAAGTGTAAGGAttatggaaatgtaaattttaccagaTTCCGatatgtgggcccgaggggcattttggtcattttacctaatttcgcgtattagcttagaatttccttgtagaatcagttacttgaagtgttatttacattataaaattgaattgaatagatttgggccatttggagtcgagtactcgtggcaagagcgtggttttggattgatttgagctagttcgaggtaagtgtcttacctaaccttgtggggggaccctccccttaggatttggtatatttgataattgaagtgccttgtacgtgaggtgacgagtgcatacttgagctaattgttgaaaatctagttttctttaagtaattttaattgtgttcctttttcctgtcttatactacttgcaatttaagcctgttattagcctagaaaagcatgtttagttgacttaattgcttacttgcttaACCTGCCTTGATtttattatgtgaagcatgttagttTAGAATTATTTGTTTACTTGGTATAAAATTGAGCTTaaatgagtattccttgtgttgttgctgcgtgttttactttgggactactagACGACATCCCGAGAGATTtcctgcacgtatttatgatttgagctgaggtgtgggataccgagagatccctagcacggatattgaggataccaagagatcctcgggataccgagagatccctagaacgtatattgaggatactaagagatcctcgggataccaagagatccctagaacgtatattgaggatactaagagatcctcgggataccaagagatccctagcatatattgaggataccgagagatcctcgggataccaagagatccctagcatatattaaggataccgagagatcctcgggataccaaaagatccccggttatttccttgtgattgtttttgcctctgtttcagttattgaatttcTCATTTTCcggtattaaattcttattgttggCTTTCAACTAtattgcttatcttatactgtcataccttatatttttattttatcccagtagggccctgaccttcctcgtcactacccgaccgagtttaggcttggcacttactgagtaccgctgtggtgtactcatgccctttctgcgtatgtttttcatgtacagatccaggtactgcgactcaaTCCTATCACCCTTAAGGTGAGGGgactgctccagagacttcgaggtatatctgctacgtccgcagaccgaggagtcccttaacattctatcttgtagtgacagCCCTTTTACCttttctgttgatgtagacattccatAGTTAGAGcattgggatagttgatgaagcttgatatatTTTATAATACTATCTCAGTTTTTATATTCTTGGCTTGAAACTTTTTATTTACATTTCATATTGTGCTGAAATAATGGTTTTTAATTACTCTATCATCACATTTACATATTTTATTTCGAAGTTATTcatatattaattttgtaattctcgcgaagcaaaattaatatataataactgATGAATAAAATAGTAGTGTGAAAGTAATTTTTCAGTAAACTATTATTTCAAGTCAGTAATCTTGCTTGCCTCAGTTTTAATTCTCGCGGAGGAATTGTTGTAGGCAAGATTATTGATCCTTGGTAAAAATATTTTCACGaattttttactttcttttagcaCAATTCAAGCAAGAAAATTATTTCGGTTTAAACGTCACTAGTCTTAAATTGATTAATGAACATAATTCTCACGGAGTATTATTAATTGGTTATTTCTTAGTgagcaaaatataattgtattagaaaTAAGCAATTATTCGTTAGAGAAATAAACGTAGAAATTAAGATTTTATTATAGTAATATTATCAAGTGAATTTAATGATTCCCAActcctttttaaattataaatcttccaaaaatattttgttttgtttaagtaatTAACAAGTTTTAAACCTCACTCACttttcatcaatttgattctctcaaatagtagctAAAATATTACAAGTCTGTAGCATAGATTATCCAGTCTCTGTGGGATGATATCTTAAACTATATTAgaatttgacagagtacgagCAGGAAATTCCAATACATATTGGCCTTGCCaaatttttggcgtcgttgccggggattAGCATACATCTACTTGAGATTAAATATTTTGttactaatttgagaatttattactattattattattattataagtATTTTCGCTATCTACTATTAAGTACTTCCACCTACTACTTCTATCATTAGTTTTTCTTTAGTATATTTAGTATAATATTGCTAGTAATTTTACCTACAAATAATATTCTAACTTTATTTCTAGTTACTATTATTTACTAGTACTACCTTTACTTATACTGAATATATATTATcttacctttttttttaaaaaactatttttgttatctttgaATTTTTTAGTTAATTTATTAACTACTAGTACTACTTTAGAAACTAgtgttaatttatttttatttttttcttctcattTAAAATTTTGGGTAGTTTATGACCCGCTCTTCTATAAAAAAGTTGGCTAGTTACAATCCAGAAATTGAAAAATCTATTCGATTGTGCAGGAAAATAGAAACATCATCTTCTCAAAGCATAACTCGTGAAGGAATGGAGAATCAAGAAGTAGAAGACATTCAACCACCAGTCCATGTGGAGGATGAGTTTGATGAAGTAGAACCAAGGCCAGCAAACAGAATCCTAAGGGATTATGCTAGACCTGACCGCTTCAACTGTGAATCTAGTATCAGAAAACCTCAAGTGGCAGCTAACAACTTTGAAATCAGGACTGACCTGATTCAAACGATTCAACAGTCTTGCATCTTCACTGGAGACACAAGTGAAGATCCACACAGCCATTTAAGTGACTTTCTGGAACTTGTTGAAATAACTAAATATAATGGAGTACCTCCTCAAGCTATCAAATTAAGGCTATTTTGTTTCTTTAAAAGGAGATGCCAAGACATGGTTGCGAAGTTTGCCACAAGGTTCCATTACCACATGAGACCAAATGactcaaaaaaaattaaataaatatttttcccTACTAAAACTACAAAGTTAAGACAAGAAATCTCTAATTTCTTGCAGATTGACACTGAGTCAGTTtatcaagcttgggaaagattaAAAGTAATATTAAGAAAATGTCCACACCATGACATTCCTGAACACATGCAACTGTATATTTTTTATCATGGGTTAAAACCCTCTGCTAGAAATGTAATTGATGCAGCTGCAGGAGGTTCTGTAATGGGAAAGACCACGGAGGAAGCATTGCAATTGTTGAACGAGATTTCTGAGAATGTCATCCAATGGCCATCTGAACGTGTAATCATCAAAAGGCTGCTACGGTAAATCAGGTTGATGCTTTAAATACACTAACACAACAAATTGTTTCTTTGGCACAAAAGTTTGAATCTTTTCAGGTGAATACAAAACAACCAAGCCAATCTGAGACTTGTGTCATGTGTGGAGGAAACCATCTGAACCATGAATGTCAAGCAAACAATCATAATGACGAACAAGACCATTCTGTCGGTTATAAACTGTACCCTTTTGGGTCCAATGGAACAAAAGCATCCAGGATTTCAATAGAGCAATCCAAATGGTGCAGAAAACTCTCAAAGCATCCAGAAGCAACAAGTACAAGGTCTGTCGGGATACCAAAATCAGAACCGTGGGCAACCAAACTATAGACCTTATCAACAAGCAGGGCCATATCAGCAAAGGCCTCAACAAGCTCATTCAAGTCTTGATGACCTTTTGTATAAGTACATTAAGGTCACTAATGAAAAGATGGAAAGCCAGTGTTCAGCCCTCAAAAATCTGGAAATGCAATTACGTCAATTGGCAACTCTTGTGTCAGAAAAGATTCAGGGTCCCTTTCCAAGCAATACAGAGAAAAATCCAAAGGAGCATCTTAAGGCCATCGCCTTACGATCAGGTAAGGAGCTTGATGAACCATATGCAGACAAGTCAGAATAACCGGTAAACAAGGATAAGAATGTTGAAATACCCTCTGAACTATCTAAAGAGAAAGAagtcaagaaaaaagaagaaaataatattGAAAAATTGACTCATTTCCCTGTGACAATTCCTTTTCCacaaaaactaaaaagaaaaaatcttGATAATCAATTTTCAAAGTTTTTGGAGATTTTAAAACAAATCCATATTAATATTCCTTTCACTGATACTTTGTTGCAAATACCTTCTTATGTCAAATTCCTAATTTTGTCAAGTAAAAGGAAATTAGAAGAAATTTCTGTGGTGATGCTTACTGAAAAATGCAGtgctatacttcaaaataagctaccaCAAAAACTTGGCGATCAAGGTAGTTTTACAATTCCATACACTTTGGGAGGAGTATATTTTGAAAAAGCACTTTGTGATTCTGGAGCTTCAATTAAATTGATACCATTTTCTATCTTTAGAAAATTAAATCTTGCTGAAATGAAAGACATAGGTGTTTCTCTTCAGTTTGCAGATCAAAGTACTAAGAAACCTAAGGAAATAATTAAAAATGTGCTCGTAAGAGTAGATAAGTTTGTTTTCCCTGTAGATTTTATAGTACTTGAAATGAAGGAATGTCCCGATGAACCAATTATTTTAGGTAGACCATTTCTTGCCACGAGTAGAGCAATTATAGATGTCCATCAAGGACAACTTATTTTGAGAGTTGATGAAGAAAGAGTTATttttgatatgcaaaagatattaAGATTTTCTGGAGATGAGACATCATCTTCATATTTTTCGATTGACATGCTTGATTATCTTACAGATGAATTCAAAGATGATCAATTGATTCCAAACTCAATGGAAAGATATTTGGCCAAATATGGCACCATACAAGATGATGATCCTATCATCAGAAGAGAAGCCGAAATACTAGAAAAAGATTTTGAAGAGGAGGAGATGTAACCAGAACAAGTTCAACCAAAAATTGAACTCAAAGTTCCCCCATCtcatttaaaatatatttatctTGAGGAAGAATTATTTTCAGTAATTATTTCATCTTCTCTTACTGCTGGACAAGAAGAAAAACTGATTGAAGTGTTAAAAGCACACAAAAAAGCCTTGGGATGGACTATAGAAGATATCAAAGAGATTAATCCAGATGTTTGTACGCACAGAATTCTCATGGAGGATAGCTACAGGCCAATAGTCCAGCCCCAAAGGAGATTGAATCCAGCAATGTAGGAAGTAGTAAAAAGGAGATCGTAAAGCTTTTGGCGGCAGATAATATCATTAGAAGATGTGTTCCTGAAGAAGAGATGAACAAAATTTTATATCAGTGTCATGATGGAGCAATTGGAGATCATTATGCAGCAAATCGAATAGCCTTTAAAGTTTTGGAAGTTGGATTTTTCTGGCCGACTCTCTTTAAAGATGCCCGAGCATATGTTGCACAATGTGACAGGTGTCAGAGAACAGGTAACATCACTAAAAAAGATGAGATGTCATTGCAATCAATACAggtatgtgaaatatttgatgtttCGAAAATAGATATTATGGGTCTTTTTCCTTCCTCTCATTCTTTTGAGTATATCCTTGTGGCTGTAGATTATGTGTCAAGATAGGTTGAAGTCATCCCCACAAGGAAAAATGATGCTCGAACTATGTGCAATATTctcaaaaagaaatattttttctagATTTGGCACACCACGAGTCATTATTAGTGACCAAGGGACTCATTTTATGAATAGATAATTTTCTGCGTTACTTACAAAATATGGTGTGACTCATAAAATAGGAACATCATATCATGCTCAAACTCAAGGACAAGTTGAAGTTTCCAACCGTAAGTTAAAAAGAATTCTTGAAAAAATGGTTGGAATTTCAAGAAAAGACTGGGCTTTAAAGTtagatgatgcattatgggcataccgaacgACGTTCAAAATGCCAATTGGAACATCCCCATATAGATTGGtctttgggaaagcttgtcatatGCCAGTTGAATTAGAACACAAAGCTTTTTGGGCACTAAAAATATTAAACTTTGAATTAGCCTCTGCTggtaaaaatagattttttcagGTTAATGAGTTCGAAGAAATGAGGTTGGAGGCCTATGAAAATGCaaaattttttaaataaaaaataaaaaaatggcaTGACAATTTGATCCGaataaaaagttttaaaattgGAGATCAAGTGCTTCTTTACAATAATCGACTCAGGCTATTTCCAGGAAAATTAAAATCAAGGTGGACAGGTCCTTACAATGTAACAAATGTTACTCTATATGGTGCAATTGAAATCAAACAGAACAATGGAGGCGACAAGTTTAAGGTAAATGGTCAAAGACTAAAATTGTACTTTTGAGGACATTTTGAGCAACATTCATCGGTCACTTTGATAGACTGATGAATTCCACAGGTAATAAGTCGAGCTGGCGACGTTAAACTCAGAACTATAGTAACATACCCGTAGCCATTGAGGGTGAAGCAATGGAGTCTTATAAGTCTAACATAGATTTAATAATTAAATGTTTAACCAATTAATCTGGTCAATATCCAGGTTACTGTACAACCAGGCATTTCATGAAGTCCTCTACAAAAACAGAGTCACATACACAGTAGCAACTCCATGGTGATCGGTATGCCTAAGTAACTGGTTGGTCAACCATTTAATGTTTCAAGTCGAATACTGGCTCAGGTAATTTTTGGTTTATATTTAAACCAGGACCAAATGACTGATTAAGTCTTAAATTAGTCAGTCTATTATACATAGAACATATGTAGTCACAGTTTCTTTCAAGCATTCTTCTGTGATTGTAAATTTGAAAGCCaaaaagtttttttattttattttatatacattagtattaatttttttcttttccttaaattaATACTTATATATGTAGATCTCTTATCATGTGTTTTATCTAGGAAGATGAAACAGTTCACGTGTGGAGGGGATATATTCTGATGCATTTCTAGTATATGTTATATATGAATCTAATTAATAGATATATATGTTTATataaatttctattttctttgtATCTTTTTATGTAATTATTTTTCTCTCCTCTATCCTATTTGTAGGTTTTTAATTAACAAAATAAAGTCTTTACTATATGTCCAATGATTAATTCTTTTCATCTTCACCATGTAAATTCCATATCTATGATTTTGATTTTGTGAAGAGAGGAGCAAGCATCTTTATCTCCGGAAATCATTGGAATTGAGAACAATTATGATCGAAAAACAGGTACAATCAATAAACTTGGCGAGAACTTGCTCTAAATATTTCTCAAGGCGAAATAATAGGTGACactgatttttgaaaaataaaattaggctttctttgatTTACCATTTTCTAGCCTTCTTATTTTCTAACCAAATACATATAAATATTCCATTAGAACCCTTATTTGAGACTTTATCCCATTTTTTCAACACCTTGATCTcttataaagaagaagaaaaagaataaaaaggagtaattatatatatacatatatggtCATGAGATCTTCCAACTAAAAATGAGCAGAAAATGgtgtatatattttaaaaaaaggatGGAAGAAGAAATTCTTTTTTACGTGAATATAAGATATTtgagattaaaaaaaaagagacaaaaccaaaaaaaaaagtgcTATCAAAGGGAGGAAATATCGAGCACCAAGAAATGTTTGCTCCAAGCTGGGGAAAAGAAGTCACTCTAAAAATATCCTTATCCTACTAGCCTGAAGCCTAACATTACAAGCCAAGAAAAGTCCTAGAAAGATTCTAAAAATCAGTGTTGAACCTATATTAGTGGAGAAAAACATAAGGAGCAAGTCTATGGACAAGAGTATGATATTAACTGAATAAGTGATCATAAATCTATCAATTTTGAAAGATTCATGGGAAGAAGATTGCAAGTTCTTGTTGATTAAAGCAGAATTCagaaataaggtaaaatatttGGTGAATTTAAAAAGGTTAATTGCATAGACCATGTTGGAggatatttattttgtataaatttTCTATCCTACAATATTCATGGATTTTGGAACATATATTTTTAAAGTAATCTTTttcctcgaggacgagcaaaaGTTTAAGTATGGGGGTATTTGATGGATATAAATTATTCATGTAATTTTATATGTAAAAAATAAgtttttaagataaaatatgaataaTAATATCCTATCCTCGCATATTTTCTAACAATTCTTGTAGGAAAAAGAAattatgaaaaagaaaagagaatgaaGCAAAGCCACAGTTGCACACATTATCGTCATATACTCAAATGTGGAATATACATATGGGTTTATGAAAAGAGATAATTAAAGATGAAAAGGAGTATAGTTGCATATGTGGAATCTATATACGCAAAGGTCGCATTCGCATACATGGAACCTATATTTGCAAGTCTAAGTCATGAAGGCAAGAATGGAAGCAAAAGAGTCATAGGTGCATGCGTGGAATCTATATTTGCAAAGGTCACATTCGCACACATGGAACCTACATATGCAATACTAACTCATGAAGTCAAGAGTGAAGCACAAGTGCCATATTTGCATATATTGAATGTACCTACACAAAGGTCACTTTGCATACATGGAAGCTACATTTGCAAGACTAACTCATGAAGTCAAAAGTGAAGTACAAGTGCCATAGTTGCATATATAGAATCTACGGACACAAATGTTACTTCGCATACATGGATTTCACATTCGCTAAAGTGGAACATGACAAAAACTACTCAACTTTTCCTATAAATAGCACACTATCTTTGTATAAGGAGATAAAATCTTGGTAAGACAAGAACTAATCTTGGTCTTCTTTCCTTGTAGGaaaaatatttccttagtcttTTAAATATTTCTAGTCTTCTAAATATCTTTTTCAGTTTTTcttactccataatggagtaatctcttttcgttgggatagttgatgaagcttgatatatTTTATAATACTATCTCAGTTTTTATATTCTTGGCTTGAAACTTTTTATTTACATTTCATATTGTGCTGAAATAATGGTTTTTAACTACTCTATCATCACATCTACATATTTTATCTCTAAGTTATTcatatattaattttgtaattctcgcagagcaaaattaatatataataactgATGAATAAAATAGTAGTGTGAAAGTAATTTTTCAGTAAACTATTATTTCAAGTCAGTAATCTTGCTTGCCTCagttttaattctcacggaggaattgttgtaggcaagattattgatccttggtaaaaatattctcacgaagtttttactttcttttagcaCAATTCAAGCAAGAAAATTATTTCGGTTTAAACGTCACTAGTCTTAAATTGATTAATTAACATAATTCTCACGGAGTGTTATTAATTGGTTATTTCTTAGTGAGCAAAATATGATTGTATTAGAGATAAGCAATTACTCGTTAGAGAAATAAATGTAGAAATTAAGATTTTGTTATAGTAAtattatcaagtgaattcaatgattcccaactcctttttaaattataaatctttcaaaaatattttattttgtttaagtaatTAACAAGTTTTAAACCTCACTCACTTTTCATCAATTTGATCCTCTCAAATAGTAGTTAAATTATTATAAGTCTGTAGCATAGATTATCCAGTCTCTGTGGAATGATATCTTAAACTATATTAgaatttgacagagtacgagCAGGAAATTCCAATACACATTGGCCTCGTCAGTAAGTTGGGACTTATTTGGATATTTGTGTAAGATTCacttttcaattcaaaccacctcaaatcgtaaaaattgcacggggcgccctatttggtcgcccccatttagcctacaccaattttttttaaaacttttaacttgtacccactttttaaacaacttcagcccatttctcctcctccttctcctccttaaAGTCATATCCGCCTCTTCTTAACTTCTCCTTCTCCCTTTTCTGCAAGAAATCTGTTAGCTATGTATATTACCTGTATTCACACAACGTTTTTATCTAGGATTTCGTTTTCAAGAAATTAATAATCATTTTCAGAAAGAGCCTCTAGTACTTGGGATTTTTCCAACATAATTTGTGGAGAAACTTATTGCTATAGCCAGAAGCATAATTGAAGCAAGTAGAAAGCTAACCTTGTATATGTGAATTAGATGTTTCtgtgttcagaaaaagaaaaacctGTGTTGTCTGAATGTATAATAGAACTGTATAATGTATTTTTGAATATCAGTTGCTTAGCAATAAAAATGTCTGAGCAAAGCTGAGTGTGAGTTAGACGAAATGAGGTTGCTGCATTTAAAGCAGACGATAACATAAAAAGCCGACTTTCcagaaaaaacttcagctctagagctgaaattcgccagttacaaacaaaaacttcagctctagagctgaagttcgacagttacaaaacaaaaactttagatctagagctgaagcttacaaacaaaaactttagctctagagctgaagttcgacagttacaaaacaaaaacttcagctctagagctgaaacttacaaacaaaaacttcagctctagagctgaagttcgccagttaca
Proteins encoded:
- the LOC138869282 gene encoding uncharacterized protein, with amino-acid sequence MTRSSIKKLASYNPEIEKSIRLCRKIETSSSQSITREGMENQEVEDIQPPVHVEDEFDEVEPRPANRILRDYARPDRFNCESSIRKPQVAANNFEIRTDLIQTIQQSCIFTGDTSEDPHSHLSDFLELVEITKYNGIDTESVYQAWERLKVILRKCPHHDIPEHMQLYIFYHGLKPSARNVIDAAAGGSVMGKTTEEALQLLNEISENVIQWPSERVNTKQPSQSETCVMCGGNHLNHECQANNHNDEQDHSVENSQSIQKQQVQGLSGYQNQNRGQPNYRPYQQAGPYQQRPQQAHSSLDDLLYKYIKVTNEKMESQCSALKNLEMQLRQLATLVSEKIQGPFPSNTEKNPKEHLKAIALRSEKEVKKKEENNIEKLTHFPVTIPFPQKLKRKNLDNQFSKFLEILKQIHINIPFTDTLLQIPSYVKFLILSSKRKLEEISVVMLTEKCSAILQNKLPQKLGDQGSFTIPYTLGGVYFEKALCDSGASIKLIPFSIFRKLNLAEMKDIGVSLQFADQSTKKPKEIIKNVLVRVDKFVFPVDFIVLEMKECPDEPIILGRPFLATSRAIIDVHQGQLILRVDEERVIFDMQKILRFSGDETSSSYFSIDMLDYLTDEFKDDQLIPNSMERYLAKYGTIQDDDPIIRREAEILEKDFEEEEM